From Actinopolyspora lacussalsi, a single genomic window includes:
- a CDS encoding 3-isopropylmalate/(R)-2-methylmalate dehydratase large subunit (product_source=KO:K01703; cath_funfam=3.30.499.10,3.40.1060.10; cog=COG0065; ko=KO:K01703; pfam=PF00330; superfamily=53732; tigrfam=TIGR00170), with protein sequence MGSTLAEKVWNEHLVRRGEGDEPDLLYIDLHLVHEVTSPQAFEGLRLADRAVRRPDLTLATEDHNVPTEGVELPIADPVSRTQVETLRKNCADFGVRLHPMGDAEQGIVHVVGPQLGLTQPGTTVVCGDSHTSTHGAFGALAFGIGTSEVEHVLATQTLPLRPFRTMAINIEGTLRPGVTSKDVILAVISKIGTGGGQGYVLEYRGSAVESMTMEARMTMCNMSIEAGARAGMIAPDETTFEYLRGRSHAPAGADWDAAVEHWKSLRTDSDAVYDAEVTIDADSLTPFVTWGTNPGQGLPLGERVPDPESIADEESRAATEKALEYMGLRAGTPLRDVAVDTVFLGSCTNGRIEDLRSAAGVLRDRRVADDVRMLVVPGSMRVREQAEEEGLHEVFEAAGAEWRQAGCSMCLGMNPDQLTPGERSASTSNRNFEGRQGKGGRTHLVSPVVAAATAVRGTLSSPEDL encoded by the coding sequence ATGGGTAGCACGCTCGCCGAGAAGGTTTGGAACGAGCATCTGGTACGTCGCGGTGAGGGCGATGAACCGGATCTGCTCTACATCGACCTCCATCTCGTGCATGAGGTGACCAGTCCGCAGGCTTTCGAGGGTCTGCGGCTGGCCGACCGTGCCGTACGCCGTCCGGATCTGACGCTGGCGACAGAGGACCACAACGTGCCCACCGAGGGCGTGGAGTTGCCGATCGCCGATCCGGTTTCGCGCACACAGGTCGAGACACTGCGCAAGAACTGTGCCGACTTCGGGGTGCGGCTCCACCCGATGGGCGACGCCGAGCAGGGGATCGTCCACGTGGTCGGACCGCAGTTGGGGCTGACCCAGCCCGGAACCACCGTGGTGTGCGGCGACAGCCACACCTCGACCCACGGTGCCTTCGGCGCGCTCGCGTTCGGCATCGGTACTTCCGAGGTCGAGCACGTACTGGCCACGCAGACACTGCCGCTGCGCCCCTTCCGCACTATGGCGATCAACATCGAGGGGACGTTGCGTCCGGGAGTCACGAGCAAGGACGTCATCCTCGCCGTCATCTCCAAGATCGGAACCGGTGGTGGTCAGGGCTACGTGCTGGAGTACCGCGGTTCGGCGGTGGAGTCCATGACGATGGAAGCACGCATGACCATGTGCAACATGTCCATCGAAGCCGGCGCCAGGGCCGGCATGATCGCCCCCGACGAGACCACCTTCGAGTACCTCAGGGGACGTTCGCACGCGCCCGCCGGAGCGGACTGGGACGCCGCCGTGGAGCACTGGAAATCGTTGCGCACGGACTCCGACGCGGTCTACGACGCCGAGGTGACGATCGACGCGGACTCACTCACGCCGTTCGTGACATGGGGAACCAATCCCGGGCAGGGACTGCCGCTCGGGGAGCGGGTTCCCGATCCGGAGTCGATCGCCGACGAGGAGAGCAGGGCCGCCACCGAGAAGGCGCTGGAGTACATGGGGCTGCGCGCCGGTACTCCGCTCCGCGATGTCGCGGTGGACACCGTGTTCCTCGGCTCCTGCACCAACGGGCGGATCGAGGACCTGCGCAGCGCCGCGGGGGTACTACGCGATCGCAGGGTCGCCGACGACGTGCGGATGCTGGTCGTTCCGGGGTCCATGCGAGTACGCGAGCAGGCCGAGGAGGAGGGGCTGCACGAGGTGTTCGAGGCGGCGGGTGCCGAATGGCGCCAGGCGGGGTGCTCGATGTGCTTGGGGATGAACCCCGATCAGCTCACCCCCGGGGAACGCTCGGCCTCGACCTCCAACCGCAACTTCGAAGGCAGACAGGGCAAGGGCGGGCGCACTCATCTGGTCTCGCCCGTCGTCGCGGCGGCGACGGCGGTGCGCGGCACGCTCTCCTCGCCGGAGGACCTGTAA
- a CDS encoding 1-acyl-sn-glycerol-3-phosphate acyltransferase (product_source=KO:K00655; cog=COG0204; ko=KO:K00655; pfam=PF01553; smart=SM00563; superfamily=69593; tigrfam=TIGR00530; transmembrane_helix_parts=Inside_1_4,TMhelix_5_27,Outside_28_239), with amino-acid sequence MVGRIWLAIAIVVFYPLKALLARTRLIGLEHVPARGGALLVLNHISHLDPIYDAVSVHRAGRLPRFLAKHTLWNYPVLRGVLRGVEQIPVYRGSVNAQQSLRDAHRALEQGKVVLIYPDGTITKDPEGWPMTPKVGVARLALEHEVPVIPVARWGTREILDGYHKRFRPFPRKRVTMRFGAPVDLSEYREREADTRVLREVTELLMRRVRDQLAEIREEPAPSSFYSGSRRAERNDDHV; translated from the coding sequence GTGGTCGGCAGAATCTGGTTGGCGATCGCCATCGTCGTGTTCTATCCGCTCAAGGCTTTGCTGGCGCGGACCAGGCTGATCGGGTTGGAGCACGTCCCCGCGCGGGGCGGCGCGCTGTTGGTGCTCAACCACATCTCACATCTGGATCCGATCTACGACGCGGTGTCGGTGCATCGGGCGGGCAGGCTTCCCCGCTTCCTGGCCAAGCACACGCTCTGGAACTATCCGGTGCTGCGCGGTGTGCTGCGTGGCGTCGAGCAGATTCCGGTGTATCGCGGCAGTGTGAACGCCCAGCAGAGCCTTCGGGACGCGCACCGGGCTCTGGAACAGGGCAAGGTGGTGCTGATCTACCCCGACGGCACCATCACCAAGGACCCCGAGGGCTGGCCCATGACCCCCAAGGTGGGAGTGGCCCGGCTCGCCCTGGAGCACGAGGTCCCGGTGATTCCGGTGGCGAGATGGGGCACCAGGGAAATCCTCGACGGGTACCACAAACGTTTTCGCCCCTTCCCGCGCAAGCGGGTCACGATGCGGTTCGGCGCCCCCGTGGACCTCTCCGAGTACCGCGAGCGGGAAGCCGACACCAGGGTGTTGCGTGAGGTCACCGAGCTGCTCATGCGTCGGGTGCGCGATCAGCTGGCCGAGATCAGGGAGGAACCCGCACCGTCCTCGTTCTACTCCGGTTCGAGGCGTGCGGAGCGGAACGACGACCATGTCTGA
- a CDS encoding DNA-binding IclR family transcriptional regulator (product_source=COG1414; cath_funfam=3.30.450.40; cog=COG1414; pfam=PF01614,PF09339; smart=SM00346; superfamily=46785,55781), translated as MGEHSGIGVLDKAVAVLQAAAEDPCGLAELCERTGLPRATAHRLAVGLETHRMLRRGSDGRWRSGPALGELAGGAVDPLLEAAAAVLPKLRDITGESVQLYRRDGMQRTCVATAEPPSGLRDTVPVNTALPMTAGSGAKVLAAWSDPATQRAVLAEAVFGERTLMEVRRRGWAQSVAERESGVASVSAPVRDSAGTVVAAISVSGPIDRMGRRPGSRWAADLLAAADGLQNRL; from the coding sequence GTGGGAGAGCATAGCGGTATCGGAGTTCTGGACAAAGCGGTGGCCGTGCTACAGGCCGCCGCCGAGGATCCGTGCGGGCTGGCGGAGCTGTGCGAGCGTACGGGATTGCCCAGAGCAACGGCACACAGACTCGCGGTCGGCTTGGAAACGCACCGGATGCTGCGACGCGGCTCGGACGGACGCTGGCGTTCCGGTCCGGCGCTGGGAGAGCTGGCGGGTGGCGCGGTGGATCCTCTGCTGGAGGCGGCGGCCGCGGTGCTGCCCAAACTTCGCGACATCACCGGCGAGAGCGTGCAGCTCTATCGCCGCGACGGGATGCAACGTACCTGCGTGGCCACCGCGGAACCGCCCAGCGGACTGCGTGACACGGTCCCGGTCAACACCGCGCTGCCGATGACGGCCGGATCCGGCGCCAAGGTGCTGGCCGCGTGGTCCGATCCCGCCACCCAGCGAGCCGTGCTGGCAGAGGCCGTCTTCGGGGAACGCACTCTGATGGAGGTGCGCCGCCGGGGATGGGCGCAGAGCGTCGCCGAGCGGGAATCCGGAGTGGCCAGCGTCTCGGCGCCGGTGCGGGACTCGGCGGGCACCGTGGTGGCCGCCATCTCGGTATCCGGACCGATCGATCGGATGGGACGCCGTCCCGGAAGTCGTTGGGCCGCCGATCTGCTCGCGGCTGCCGACGGGCTGCAGAACAGACTCTGA
- a CDS encoding 8-oxo-dGTP diphosphatase (product_source=KO:K03574; cath_funfam=3.90.79.10; cog=COG0494,COG2062; ko=KO:K03574; pfam=PF00293,PF00300; smart=SM00855; superfamily=53254,55811), with protein MSDTEPASEIDSPATSKSATIHGDPAGQRPTVMAAGAVLWRQGSTEDTEIAVVHRPRYGDWSLPKGKLDPGETIPQAAAREVTEETGVNCVLSRHLRRICYEVPHGRDGRVAKSVDYFAARALPGEFVANEEVDELRWVPAARAHEWLTYADDHHVVDSFLSLPTTMSTVLLVRHAEAGKRTEFHGDDNLRPLSEAGWRQRNQLHSLLSLFGPERVHSAPRLRCEQTVGSVAGSLRTNIESEPALSEEAYRADPEAGRRRLLRIAAEPGTAVVCSQGGVIPDLVGSLARSDGLPLGEVNSRKASVWVLSFLTTTHSGDGHSGDGSRPAPLLAAADYFPAPTPENA; from the coding sequence ATGTCCGACACCGAACCCGCTTCCGAGATCGATTCACCCGCGACGTCGAAATCCGCGACGATTCACGGCGATCCCGCCGGTCAACGGCCCACGGTAATGGCTGCCGGGGCGGTGCTGTGGCGGCAGGGTTCGACCGAGGACACGGAGATCGCCGTGGTGCACCGCCCGCGCTACGGGGACTGGTCGCTTCCCAAGGGCAAGCTCGACCCCGGTGAGACTATCCCGCAAGCAGCCGCGCGGGAGGTCACCGAGGAGACGGGGGTGAACTGCGTACTGTCCCGTCACCTACGCAGGATCTGCTACGAGGTTCCCCACGGGCGGGACGGCCGTGTCGCCAAGTCCGTGGACTACTTCGCCGCGCGTGCGCTTCCCGGGGAGTTCGTCGCCAACGAGGAGGTCGACGAACTGCGTTGGGTTCCCGCCGCACGGGCTCACGAGTGGTTGACCTACGCGGACGACCACCACGTGGTGGACTCGTTCCTGAGCCTGCCCACCACGATGAGCACCGTACTGCTGGTACGGCACGCCGAGGCGGGCAAGCGCACGGAATTCCACGGTGACGACAACCTGCGGCCGCTCAGCGAAGCAGGATGGCGGCAACGGAATCAGCTGCACAGCCTGCTGTCGCTGTTCGGCCCCGAACGTGTCCACTCCGCGCCGAGGCTGCGCTGCGAGCAGACGGTGGGTTCCGTCGCCGGGAGTCTACGGACGAACATCGAATCCGAGCCCGCACTTTCCGAGGAGGCGTATCGAGCCGATCCGGAAGCCGGGAGGCGACGACTGCTGCGCATCGCCGCCGAGCCGGGAACCGCGGTGGTGTGCAGCCAGGGCGGTGTCATTCCAGATCTTGTGGGCTCACTGGCTCGCTCGGACGGGCTGCCGCTCGGTGAGGTCAACAGCCGTAAGGCCAGTGTCTGGGTTCTCTCCTTCCTCACCACGACGCATTCCGGCGACGGGCATTCCGGCGACGGGTCGCGTCCGGCACCGCTGTTGGCAGCCGCCGACTACTTCCCCGCTCCAACGCCGGAAAACGCGTGA
- a CDS encoding putative hydrolase of the HAD superfamily (product_source=KO:K07025; cath_funfam=3.40.50.1000; cog=COG1011; ko=KO:K07025; pfam=PF00702; superfamily=56784; tigrfam=TIGR01428), with protein sequence MKSALEVSASERPRGIRAVCLDIDDTLLDSRGSARRAFASLTGNDAAWPVWRRITDEYNARMMAGEIDFETMCRSRTRDFFAAFGERLSEDEVLAREHRRMVALRDSWELFEDATGCLEWLRASGLRVAAITNAPGGYQRHKLAVTGLAATFDATVISGECGVAKPSSGIFAAACDALGFSPAEVAHVGNNLEIDANGAACAGMHGIWLDRDSGGSTSAVVPADGVSVITSLYELPEVLVCDLPFRGADDELPACQASMAGSA encoded by the coding sequence GTGAAATCCGCACTTGAAGTATCCGCCTCGGAACGGCCTCGCGGCATCAGAGCTGTCTGCCTGGATATCGACGACACACTGCTGGACAGTCGGGGCTCGGCTCGACGGGCTTTCGCGTCATTGACCGGCAACGATGCGGCATGGCCGGTGTGGCGGCGGATAACCGACGAGTACAACGCGCGCATGATGGCGGGTGAGATCGATTTCGAGACGATGTGTCGTAGCCGCACCCGTGACTTCTTCGCCGCCTTCGGTGAACGGCTCAGCGAGGACGAGGTGCTGGCCAGGGAGCACCGGCGAATGGTGGCGTTGCGCGATTCCTGGGAACTCTTCGAGGACGCCACCGGCTGCCTGGAATGGCTGCGCGCCAGTGGACTGCGCGTCGCTGCCATAACCAACGCCCCGGGTGGGTACCAGCGACACAAGCTCGCCGTCACCGGGTTGGCCGCGACCTTCGACGCGACGGTGATATCGGGCGAGTGCGGGGTGGCCAAGCCGTCCTCCGGAATCTTCGCGGCTGCCTGCGACGCGCTGGGGTTCTCGCCCGCGGAAGTGGCTCATGTCGGCAACAACCTGGAGATCGACGCCAACGGGGCCGCTTGCGCGGGCATGCACGGCATCTGGCTGGACCGGGACAGCGGCGGTTCGACGAGTGCGGTGGTTCCCGCCGACGGGGTGTCGGTGATCACGAGTCTGTACGAGTTGCCCGAAGTTCTGGTGTGTGATCTTCCCTTCCGCGGCGCGGACGACGAACTGCCCGCGTGCCAAGCGAGCATGGCCGGCTCTGCCTGA
- a CDS encoding 3-isopropylmalate/(R)-2-methylmalate dehydratase small subunit (product_source=KO:K01704; cath_funfam=3.20.19.10; cog=COG0066; ko=KO:K01704; pfam=PF00694; superfamily=52016; tigrfam=TIGR00171) gives MEPFTTHTGIGVPLRRSNVDTDQIIPAVYLKRVARTGFEDALFAAWRADEDFILNAEPFNRGSVLVAGPDFGTGSSREHAVWALKDYGFRVVISSRFADIFRGNAGKQGLLAARCEQSDVELLWKLLESEPGTEVTVDLEARTVSAKELTIGFEVDEYTRWRLLEGFDDIGLTMRSEDSIDAFERTRPGFLPNTQPAPTV, from the coding sequence ATGGAGCCGTTCACCACGCACACCGGCATCGGAGTGCCACTTCGGCGGTCCAACGTAGACACCGACCAGATCATCCCCGCCGTCTACCTCAAGCGTGTGGCGCGAACAGGTTTCGAGGACGCCCTGTTCGCGGCCTGGCGTGCCGACGAGGACTTCATCCTCAACGCCGAACCGTTCAACCGGGGGAGCGTGCTGGTGGCCGGCCCCGATTTCGGGACCGGTTCTTCCAGGGAACACGCCGTCTGGGCGCTGAAGGACTACGGTTTCCGGGTCGTCATCTCCTCCCGGTTCGCCGACATCTTCCGAGGTAACGCGGGGAAGCAGGGGCTTCTCGCCGCGCGGTGCGAGCAGTCCGATGTGGAACTGCTCTGGAAGCTGCTCGAGTCCGAGCCCGGAACCGAGGTCACGGTGGATCTCGAGGCCCGCACCGTGAGCGCCAAGGAACTCACCATCGGTTTCGAGGTCGACGAGTACACGCGCTGGCGACTGCTGGAGGGCTTCGACGACATCGGCCTGACGATGCGTTCGGAGGACAGCATCGACGCCTTCGAACGAACCAGGCCGGGCTTTCTGCCCAACACGCAGCCCGCTCCCACCGTTTGA
- a CDS encoding polyphosphate kinase (product_source=KO:K00937; cath_funfam=3.30.1840.10,3.30.870.10; cog=COG0855; ko=KO:K00937; pfam=PF02503,PF13089,PF13090; superfamily=140356,143724,56024; tigrfam=TIGR03705), translating to MSTDGDDRLSESMRGNSHETVPEKVARNAPEAITPEAETAPDETVTRGGESDGARVPAAPPAVTRAVASTDLPENRYLNRELSWLDFNARVLAVAEDRSQPPLERVKFLGIFASNLDEFYMVRVAGLKRREETGLSVRSADGLSPHEQLTRISARNQDLVERLDRVFLDELLPELEANGIRILSWARLEKRDRENLTRYFEDHVFPVLTPLAVDPAHPFPYISGLSLNLAVMVTDTEAGIKRFARVKVPDNVARLIRVEDERDQLQSTFIPLEELIAAHLDKLFPGMEVTEHHIFRVTRNADLEVEEDRDEDLLQAMERELARRRFGPPVRLEIADTMSRTMLDLLLRELDVDPHDVVEVRGLLDLSCMFQLGKLQRPDLKGSPVVPATHPAFAEGNTSKSIFATLREGDVLLHHPYHAFSTSVQRFIEQAAVDPQVLAIKQTLYRTSGDSPIVNSLIDAAEAGKQVVALVELKARFDEQANIQWARALERSGVHVVYGLVGLKTHCKTALVVRQEGATLRRYCHLGTGNYNPKTARTYEDLGLLTADDDIGADLTDLFNVLTGYARHDTYRRILVSPQGIRTGIVERIEGEIALARTGKPAGIRMKVNSLVDEQIIDALYRASLAGVPVRIVVRGICALQAGVDGLSENIEVRSILGRFLEHSRVFHFQGADEHWIGSADMMHRNLDRRIEAQVQVTDPRLTSELDSLLDSALHPQTRCWVLNSKGDWEASPRQDQQVRDHQTEMLRLHGAKV from the coding sequence GTGAGTACGGACGGCGACGATCGGCTTTCCGAATCGATGCGAGGGAACAGCCACGAGACGGTTCCCGAGAAGGTGGCTCGGAACGCGCCCGAAGCCATCACGCCCGAGGCCGAAACGGCGCCGGACGAAACGGTCACGCGTGGCGGCGAATCGGACGGCGCGCGCGTACCGGCTGCTCCTCCCGCCGTCACCAGGGCCGTGGCCAGCACGGACCTGCCGGAGAATCGGTACCTCAACCGCGAGCTGTCCTGGTTGGATTTCAACGCCCGGGTACTGGCCGTGGCCGAGGACCGGTCCCAACCGCCGCTGGAACGGGTGAAGTTCCTGGGCATCTTCGCCTCGAACCTGGACGAGTTCTACATGGTGCGCGTGGCGGGGCTGAAACGGCGCGAGGAAACGGGGCTCTCGGTACGCAGCGCCGACGGCCTATCGCCGCACGAACAGCTGACCCGCATCTCGGCACGGAACCAGGATCTGGTGGAACGGCTCGACCGCGTCTTCCTCGACGAGCTGCTGCCGGAGCTGGAGGCCAACGGTATCCGCATCCTGAGCTGGGCGCGGCTCGAGAAACGGGACCGGGAGAACCTGACGCGCTACTTCGAGGACCACGTCTTCCCGGTACTGACCCCGCTCGCCGTCGACCCGGCGCACCCGTTCCCCTACATCTCCGGGCTGTCGCTGAACCTCGCGGTGATGGTCACCGACACCGAGGCAGGGATCAAGCGGTTCGCCAGGGTCAAGGTGCCCGACAACGTGGCGCGACTGATCCGGGTGGAGGACGAGCGAGACCAGCTGCAGAGCACGTTCATCCCGCTCGAAGAGCTCATAGCCGCGCATCTGGACAAACTCTTCCCCGGCATGGAGGTCACCGAGCACCACATTTTTCGCGTGACCCGCAACGCGGACCTGGAGGTCGAGGAGGACCGCGACGAGGACCTGCTGCAGGCAATGGAGCGTGAGCTGGCTCGCAGGCGGTTCGGCCCGCCCGTACGGCTGGAGATAGCCGACACGATGAGCCGGACAATGCTCGACCTGCTGTTGCGCGAGCTTGACGTGGACCCGCACGACGTCGTGGAGGTGCGTGGCCTGCTGGATCTGTCCTGCATGTTCCAGCTGGGCAAACTACAACGCCCGGACCTGAAGGGGTCGCCGGTCGTACCCGCCACTCATCCGGCCTTCGCGGAGGGCAACACGTCCAAGAGCATCTTCGCGACGTTACGCGAGGGGGACGTGCTGTTACACCATCCCTACCACGCGTTCTCCACGTCGGTGCAGCGCTTCATAGAGCAGGCGGCCGTGGACCCGCAGGTGCTCGCGATCAAACAGACGTTGTACCGGACCTCGGGTGACTCGCCGATCGTCAACTCGCTGATCGACGCGGCCGAGGCGGGCAAGCAGGTGGTGGCGCTGGTCGAGCTCAAGGCACGGTTCGACGAGCAGGCCAACATCCAGTGGGCACGTGCCCTGGAACGCTCCGGGGTGCACGTGGTCTACGGCCTGGTGGGGTTGAAAACCCACTGCAAAACGGCACTCGTGGTGCGTCAGGAGGGGGCGACGCTGCGGCGTTACTGCCACCTGGGAACCGGCAACTACAATCCGAAAACCGCTCGAACATATGAGGATCTGGGCCTGCTCACCGCCGACGACGACATCGGCGCGGATCTGACGGATCTGTTCAACGTGCTCACCGGATACGCGCGGCACGACACTTATCGCAGGATTCTGGTCTCACCTCAGGGCATCCGAACCGGGATAGTCGAACGAATCGAGGGTGAAATAGCACTGGCGCGAACGGGAAAACCGGCAGGTATCCGGATGAAGGTCAATTCGCTGGTCGACGAACAGATCATCGATGCCCTCTACCGGGCATCGCTCGCCGGAGTTCCCGTTCGGATCGTGGTACGCGGTATTTGTGCCTTGCAGGCGGGAGTCGACGGACTGAGCGAGAACATCGAGGTCCGCTCGATTCTCGGCAGGTTCCTGGAGCATTCCAGGGTGTTTCATTTCCAAGGCGCGGACGAGCACTGGATCGGAAGTGCCGACATGATGCACCGGAATCTGGATCGGCGGATCGAGGCGCAGGTGCAGGTGACCGATCCCAGGCTGACCTCGGAACTGGACTCGCTACTGGATTCGGCACTTCACCCGCAGACGCGTTGCTGGGTGCTCAACTCGAAGGGTGATTGGGAAGCATCACCGCGACAGGACCAACAGGTGCGGGACCACCAGACGGAGATGCTGCGCCTGCACGGCGCTAAGGTATGA
- a CDS encoding DNA-binding protein HU-beta (product_source=KO:K03530; cath_funfam=4.10.520.10; cog=COG0776; ko=KO:K03530; pfam=PF00216; smart=SM00411; superfamily=47729) yields the protein MNKAQLIEALAERLGDKQTASQAVDNVVDLIVRNVNKGEKVNITGFGVFEKRARAARTARNPRTGEAVKVRKTNVPAFRAGTQFKEVVGGQRKLPRAAAAKTGTASRSTTTSTSGASRTGTTTRAGRTGSRTTAATTSGTSSRTSTAKTGTAKTGTAAKTGTAAKTGTATKAGTAKSGSTKSTGTARTTSSKSTTARSTTAKSGATGGTRAKTATSRTSAATATRASTAKASTAKAGTAKTGTAAKSGTAAKSGTAKSGTAAKASTAKSGTAAKASTTKAGAAKAGTAKSGTTKSSTGTGSAKSTGTAKSGSTKSTGTARTTSSKSGTGRTQQAKASTTSTKKSTSGRNSRK from the coding sequence GTGAACAAGGCGCAACTAATCGAGGCATTGGCCGAACGCCTCGGTGACAAACAAACCGCGAGTCAGGCAGTGGACAACGTCGTGGATCTCATCGTCCGCAACGTCAACAAAGGCGAGAAGGTGAATATCACCGGTTTCGGCGTTTTCGAGAAACGAGCTCGTGCCGCCCGCACCGCCCGCAATCCGCGTACCGGTGAGGCGGTGAAGGTCCGCAAGACCAACGTGCCCGCTTTCCGGGCCGGTACACAGTTCAAGGAAGTAGTGGGCGGCCAACGAAAACTTCCCCGCGCGGCGGCGGCCAAGACCGGTACGGCGAGTCGTAGCACCACCACGAGCACTTCCGGTGCCAGCCGTACCGGAACTACGACCCGTGCCGGTAGGACGGGATCCCGCACCACCGCTGCCACCACGAGTGGGACGAGCAGCCGTACCTCCACGGCGAAGACGGGCACCGCCAAGACGGGAACGGCCGCCAAGACGGGAACGGCCGCCAAGACCGGAACGGCGACGAAGGCGGGCACCGCCAAGTCGGGGAGCACGAAGTCGACGGGTACCGCCAGGACGACGAGCTCCAAGTCCACCACCGCTCGTTCGACGACGGCCAAGAGTGGTGCCACGGGTGGAACCCGCGCGAAAACGGCGACGAGCCGGACGAGCGCTGCCACCGCCACCAGGGCCAGTACCGCGAAGGCCAGTACCGCGAAGGCCGGCACCGCGAAGACGGGAACGGCGGCCAAGAGCGGGACGGCGGCCAAGTCGGGCACTGCCAAGAGCGGGACGGCGGCGAAGGCGAGCACTGCCAAGAGCGGGACGGCGGCGAAGGCGAGCACGACCAAGGCGGGCGCGGCGAAGGCGGGCACCGCCAAGTCGGGCACTACGAAATCTTCGACCGGGACCGGCTCGGCGAAGTCCACCGGCACCGCCAAGTCGGGGAGCACGAAGTCGACGGGTACCGCCAGGACGACGAGCTCCAAGTCCGGCACCGGCAGGACTCAACAGGCCAAGGCCTCCACGACATCGACCAAGAAGTCCACTTCCGGACGTAACAGCAGGAAGTGA
- a CDS encoding 2-phospho-L-lactate guanylyltransferase (product_source=KO:K14941; cath_funfam=3.90.550.10; cog=COG1920; ko=KO:K14941; pfam=PF01983; superfamily=53448; tigrfam=TIGR03552) — MTVGVQLLVPIKPLHLAKTRLRTERTLPEEHAELVTALAMDTVLAAATAERVREVLVVTSDPALTHRFRELGIEVLPDSPRAGLNAALRHGDHLLDERGTKIRIGALQADLPALRGTELDSAIAEADSERSYCADRQGTGTTLLLASVGEELRPAFGTDSAAAHRESGAKALLGSWASLRCDVDTETDLRAAEELGLGAHTRKLPRVNESKPNRPEIGCSGVM, encoded by the coding sequence GTGACCGTGGGAGTCCAACTGCTCGTACCGATCAAACCACTGCACCTGGCCAAGACCCGGTTGCGTACCGAGCGAACCCTTCCCGAGGAGCACGCCGAGCTCGTGACCGCACTCGCGATGGACACCGTCCTGGCGGCGGCAACGGCCGAACGAGTACGGGAAGTGCTCGTGGTCACCTCGGACCCGGCGCTGACGCACCGGTTCCGGGAGCTCGGGATCGAGGTACTGCCCGATTCACCGCGGGCCGGGCTCAACGCGGCGCTGCGACACGGTGATCACCTCCTCGACGAGCGGGGCACGAAGATCCGGATCGGCGCGCTGCAGGCCGACCTCCCCGCGTTGCGCGGCACCGAGCTGGACAGTGCGATCGCGGAGGCGGACTCGGAACGCTCCTACTGCGCGGACCGCCAGGGCACCGGGACCACGCTGTTGCTCGCGTCCGTCGGCGAAGAGCTACGCCCCGCCTTCGGCACGGACTCGGCAGCGGCTCACCGCGAGAGCGGCGCGAAGGCGCTCCTCGGCTCGTGGGCCTCGCTGCGCTGCGACGTGGACACCGAAACCGACCTGCGTGCGGCGGAGGAGCTGGGGCTCGGCGCCCACACCCGGAAACTGCCGCGGGTAAACGAATCGAAACCAAACCGTCCCGAAATCGGCTGTTCGGGAGTGATGTAG